The following proteins are encoded in a genomic region of Xanthomonas cassavae CFBP 4642:
- a CDS encoding TrbC/VirB2 family protein has product MKFEIDKKTVADAKMVGTQALKALLFTSLLLVAGGAGATNELGGTDTRVCGFLNNVTRLLNMGSIAVVTIAVIVAGYQIAFAHKRISEVSPILIGGVLIGAAGQIANMILKNNEGGEGNTCEGVGALMQIVQHYA; this is encoded by the coding sequence ATGAAGTTTGAAATCGACAAGAAGACAGTTGCCGATGCCAAGATGGTAGGCACGCAGGCACTGAAAGCGCTGCTGTTCACCTCGTTGTTGCTGGTGGCTGGCGGCGCTGGCGCGACAAATGAACTCGGCGGCACGGATACCCGCGTCTGCGGATTCCTGAACAATGTAACGAGGCTGCTGAACATGGGCTCGATCGCGGTGGTCACCATTGCGGTCATTGTGGCTGGTTACCAGATTGCCTTCGCGCACAAGCGCATTTCCGAGGTTTCTCCGATCCTTATCGGTGGTGTTCTGATTGGCGCAGCTGGCCAGATCGCCAACATGATTCTTAAGAACAACGAGGGTGGTGAAGGGAATACTTGCGAGGGCGTCGGCGCGCTAATGCAGATCGTTCAGCACTATGCATAA
- a CDS encoding TcpQ domain-containing protein yields MYASKLSLVFVVVGLIGACATKPAPDFGGRWKHVNHFDEAPTEIPLYTSYTYQATPMDGTLKTMLERWAADSNMQLSYNLPSDYTLIAPVSTISTTSVQQAATELSAAYAAQGVSVTVSANKLLVQPVPVASGAKLQ; encoded by the coding sequence ATGTACGCGTCCAAGCTGTCGCTGGTCTTCGTGGTTGTGGGGTTGATCGGTGCCTGCGCGACCAAGCCTGCTCCTGACTTTGGTGGAAGGTGGAAGCACGTCAATCATTTCGACGAGGCTCCGACCGAGATCCCGCTCTATACCTCCTACACTTACCAGGCCACGCCCATGGATGGGACGTTGAAAACCATGCTGGAGCGATGGGCAGCCGATTCGAACATGCAGCTGTCCTACAACCTGCCGTCTGATTACACCCTTATCGCGCCGGTCTCCACCATCAGCACCACCAGCGTCCAGCAGGCCGCCACCGAGTTGAGCGCTGCGTACGCGGCACAAGGCGTATCGGTAACCGTATCTGCCAACAAGCTGTTGGTGCAGCCGGTGCCTGTTGCATCCGGAGCAAAGCTGCAATGA
- a CDS encoding lytic transglycosylase domain-containing protein: MELMGCTGLAVPGEVMQHVVRVESSRNPYAIGVVGGRLVREPRGLAEAVATAKMLEQKGYNFSLGLGQVNRYNLQKYGLTSYEMAFEKCPNLVAASRILAECHSRSGANWGKSFSCYYSGNFETGFKHGYVQKIYASIRQSVASSASGAEAIAVVPTRQVQLRPANPLRQAAAELADAIVARRIQDFSGIGHTTASPSAPMLAPPAAPYSLPSRISPAAPAEESELYVVKPTGQGRGVALPAAAPQAATSPDQPAAPVAAQRAPQTAPQVDSAFVF; this comes from the coding sequence ATGGAACTGATGGGGTGCACTGGACTGGCCGTTCCCGGCGAGGTGATGCAGCACGTTGTCCGTGTCGAGTCCTCGCGTAATCCCTATGCCATTGGCGTGGTGGGCGGACGGCTGGTGCGTGAGCCGCGCGGTCTGGCCGAAGCGGTTGCCACCGCCAAGATGCTGGAACAGAAGGGCTACAACTTCTCCTTGGGGCTTGGCCAGGTCAATCGGTACAACCTGCAGAAGTACGGCCTGACTAGCTATGAGATGGCGTTCGAGAAGTGCCCGAATCTTGTCGCCGCCTCGCGCATCCTGGCCGAATGCCATTCCCGCTCCGGCGCCAATTGGGGTAAATCGTTCAGTTGCTACTACTCCGGAAATTTCGAAACCGGCTTCAAGCATGGCTACGTGCAGAAGATCTATGCATCCATTCGCCAGTCGGTAGCGTCTTCAGCGTCCGGCGCCGAGGCCATTGCGGTCGTTCCGACTCGCCAGGTGCAGTTACGGCCTGCCAATCCGTTGCGGCAGGCGGCTGCCGAATTGGCGGATGCGATCGTCGCGCGTCGCATTCAGGATTTTTCGGGTATCGGCCACACGACGGCTTCACCCTCAGCGCCTATGCTAGCGCCACCTGCAGCACCTTATTCTCTGCCGAGCCGCATCTCACCCGCGGCCCCTGCGGAGGAGAGCGAGCTGTACGTCGTAAAGCCAACGGGCCAGGGGCGCGGCGTGGCCTTGCCTGCTGCTGCTCCGCAGGCGGCTACATCGCCTGATCAACCTGCTGCACCCGTCGCTGCGCAGCGTGCGCCGCAGACAGCTCCGCAAGTCGATAGTGCATTTGTTTTTTAG
- a CDS encoding TrbG/VirB9 family P-type conjugative transfer protein yields MKLFNRYRAALFSALPLALCVFSAAAQVVQEYEYAPDRIYQVRTGLGITTQVELSPNEKILDYSTGFTGGWELTRRENVFYLKPKNVDVDTNMMIRTATHSYILELKVVATDWQRLEQAKQAGVQYKVVFTYPKDTSFNNVEDADTAKKGPLLNAKILKDRRYYYDYDYATRSKKSWLIPSRVYDDGKFTYINMDLTRFPTGNFPAVFAREKEHAEDFLVNTTVEGNTLIVHGTYPFLVVRHGDNVVGLRRNKQK; encoded by the coding sequence ATGAAACTTTTTAATCGGTACAGGGCTGCGCTATTTTCAGCACTGCCACTTGCACTATGCGTTTTCTCGGCGGCTGCTCAAGTGGTGCAGGAGTATGAATATGCGCCGGATCGTATTTATCAGGTGCGTACAGGTCTCGGCATCACCACTCAGGTCGAGCTGAGCCCGAACGAAAAGATCCTGGACTACAGCACCGGTTTCACTGGCGGCTGGGAGCTCACGCGGCGTGAGAATGTCTTTTATCTCAAGCCGAAGAATGTCGATGTCGATACGAACATGATGATTCGTACGGCAACGCACTCTTACATTCTTGAGCTCAAGGTGGTTGCGACCGATTGGCAGCGCCTGGAGCAGGCGAAGCAGGCAGGTGTTCAGTACAAGGTGGTCTTCACTTACCCGAAGGACACGAGTTTCAACAACGTCGAAGACGCTGATACCGCGAAGAAGGGCCCGCTGCTGAATGCCAAGATTCTCAAGGATCGGCGTTATTACTATGACTATGACTATGCAACGCGAAGCAAGAAGTCCTGGCTGATTCCGAGTCGGGTCTATGACGACGGAAAGTTTACTTACATCAATATGGATTTGACGCGCTTCCCGACCGGGAATTTTCCTGCGGTGTTTGCCCGGGAGAAGGAACATGCAGAGGATTTTCTCGTCAACACGACTGTAGAGGGCAACACCCTGATCGTGCACGGGACTTACCCGTTTCTGGTGGTTCGCCATGGCGATAACGTCGTCGGTCTGCGAAGGAACAAGCAAAAGTGA
- the virB11 gene encoding P-type DNA transfer ATPase VirB11, translated as MVAMTIDDSPTARISNDFLDYQYAVLGILDYLNSPDVTEICINRPGELYLETIHGWQRVDVPSLTYDRARQFCTAVVNESNTGQRITDADPVVSLTFPTGQRAQFVMPPACDAGKVSITIRLPSKHTKSLEQYKHDGFFDEVLEQSADVSDHDQELLELRRKRDYAEFFKKCVLYKKNVVVAGATGSGKTTFMKALVNHIPSEERLVTIEDARELFISQPNAVHLLYSKGGQSTSNVTAKSCMEACLRMKPDRIILAELRGDESFYFIRNCASGHPGSITSCHAGSVEQTWDQLALMVKASNEGSGLEFEVIKRLLRMTIDIVVHIKAHAGRRFITGIDFDPLRTLRGG; from the coding sequence GTGGTTGCCATGACGATCGACGATTCCCCAACAGCGCGAATTTCAAATGATTTTCTGGATTACCAGTACGCGGTGCTGGGCATCCTGGATTATTTGAACTCGCCGGATGTCACTGAAATATGCATCAACCGTCCTGGCGAGCTGTACCTGGAAACCATCCATGGCTGGCAGCGTGTCGACGTGCCATCGCTCACGTACGATCGCGCGCGTCAGTTCTGTACCGCAGTCGTCAATGAGAGCAATACCGGACAGCGCATCACCGATGCGGATCCGGTGGTGTCGTTGACCTTTCCGACCGGCCAGCGCGCGCAGTTCGTGATGCCTCCCGCCTGCGATGCGGGCAAGGTATCCATCACGATCCGGCTACCTTCCAAGCACACCAAGTCGTTGGAGCAGTACAAGCACGACGGATTCTTCGACGAGGTGCTGGAGCAGTCGGCTGATGTCAGCGACCACGATCAGGAACTTCTGGAATTGCGTCGCAAGCGCGATTACGCCGAATTCTTCAAGAAATGCGTGTTGTACAAGAAGAACGTGGTCGTTGCCGGGGCGACGGGTAGCGGCAAGACCACCTTCATGAAGGCGCTGGTCAATCACATCCCAAGCGAAGAGCGCCTGGTAACCATCGAGGACGCACGGGAGCTGTTTATCAGCCAGCCCAATGCCGTGCACCTGCTGTACTCCAAAGGTGGGCAAAGCACCAGTAATGTCACTGCCAAAAGCTGCATGGAAGCCTGTCTGCGCATGAAGCCGGACCGCATCATTCTTGCCGAGCTGCGTGGTGATGAGTCCTTCTACTTCATTCGTAACTGCGCATCGGGGCATCCGGGTTCCATTACCAGCTGCCACGCCGGAAGCGTCGAGCAGACATGGGACCAGCTGGCCTTGATGGTGAAGGCCTCCAATGAGGGCTCAGGCCTGGAGTTCGAGGTCATCAAGCGGTTGCTGAGGATGACCATCGACATCGTGGTTCACATCAAGGCGCACGCCGGGCGACGCTTCATCACCGGCATCGATTTCGACCCCCTGAGAACGTTGCGCGGGGGATGA
- a CDS encoding type IV secretion system protein VirB3: protein MHKDVLFRGCTRPAMFLGVPYIPFFIGAGGGLLLGMYINLWYLFTIPVIIFAMQQMAKRDEMIFRLLGLRWLFRMRARNLQRYSGMWVFSPNEYRKSPPGKSR from the coding sequence ATGCATAAAGACGTTCTCTTCCGCGGCTGCACCCGCCCGGCGATGTTTCTGGGGGTCCCTTACATCCCCTTCTTCATCGGTGCCGGCGGTGGCCTGCTGTTGGGGATGTACATCAATCTCTGGTACCTGTTCACCATCCCCGTCATCATCTTTGCCATGCAACAGATGGCCAAGCGTGACGAGATGATTTTCAGGTTGCTTGGGCTGCGGTGGCTGTTCCGTATGCGCGCTCGAAACCTCCAGCGTTATTCTGGAATGTGGGTATTCAGCCCCAACGAATATCGCAAGAGTCCCCCGGGTAAATCGCGATGA
- a CDS encoding type IV secretion system protein — MDFLTNIANYEFFRLINDYLRDEIAIFQWELLQRTTAWVGMVSLTVLTLWIFIQGYRIVTGQSREAAMGLVVTALRAALIIGLATSMAQGSPRLYWTLTDGISSAITKTVTGDSDSPYKAIDKNLMLMQVAMSALDQIKTGGDEESKDEKDRARWFTGIGMAGPGVVAGSMLLLNKLAMALVVGFGPLFILCLLFQATKSLFSKWLLYGLGTVFSLSVLTFTVGLATKVVGAVGAAFVAKWAMNGFTGEGISSMALQQGGLGLVLTTLIITAPPMAAAFFQGTLGQFTAYSALGQLDRAGQSPGAGRPYEPGAPARDAGRSDTHARGGTDNIVRSDVGGRSESSTPQESGNRGLAQR, encoded by the coding sequence ATGGATTTTTTGACGAACATCGCCAACTACGAATTTTTTCGTCTGATTAATGACTACCTGCGTGATGAGATTGCGATCTTTCAGTGGGAGTTGTTGCAGCGAACGACGGCCTGGGTGGGGATGGTGTCATTGACAGTGTTGACGCTGTGGATCTTCATCCAGGGCTATCGCATCGTGACCGGCCAGTCGCGCGAAGCGGCGATGGGCCTGGTGGTCACGGCGCTGCGTGCAGCGCTGATCATCGGGCTGGCGACCAGCATGGCCCAAGGCTCGCCGCGTTTGTATTGGACGCTGACCGATGGGATCAGCTCGGCGATCACCAAGACCGTCACAGGGGACTCGGATAGCCCCTACAAGGCGATCGACAAGAATCTGATGCTGATGCAGGTGGCGATGTCGGCGTTGGATCAGATCAAGACGGGCGGCGACGAAGAAAGCAAGGATGAAAAAGACAGGGCCCGTTGGTTCACCGGCATCGGCATGGCAGGGCCAGGTGTAGTCGCAGGCTCCATGCTGCTGCTGAACAAACTGGCGATGGCGCTGGTGGTGGGCTTTGGGCCACTGTTCATCCTGTGTCTGCTATTCCAAGCGACGAAGTCGTTGTTCAGCAAATGGCTGCTATACGGATTAGGCACCGTGTTTTCGCTGTCCGTTTTGACCTTCACGGTGGGTTTGGCGACCAAGGTGGTTGGCGCAGTGGGCGCTGCCTTCGTGGCGAAGTGGGCGATGAACGGCTTCACAGGCGAAGGCATCAGCAGCATGGCTTTGCAGCAGGGAGGATTGGGACTGGTGTTAACGACATTGATCATCACCGCACCACCCATGGCTGCCGCCTTCTTCCAGGGCACGCTGGGCCAGTTCACGGCGTACTCGGCGCTTGGGCAGCTGGATCGGGCAGGTCAGTCGCCGGGAGCTGGGCGGCCTTATGAACCTGGGGCGCCGGCTAGGGATGCTGGCCGCTCTGACACTCACGCAAGGGGAGGGACTGACAACATAGTTCGTTCGGATGTAGGGGGGCGCTCTGAGTCTTCCACGCCCCAAGAATCCGGAAACCGAGGTCTCGCGCAGCGATGA
- a CDS encoding virB8 family protein: MLRKKISEKDGSAQVGAAVQKAVNYEVSIADLARRSEKRAWMVAGVSMVITVMTAGGYYYMLPLKEKVPYLVMADAYSGTSTIAKLEKNFGGRTISTSEALARSNIARFIIARESFDLSIIGQRDWNTVSAMGATNVVSEYRALHSSNNPLRPLNTYGKLRAIRINILSITLIGGQGQPYKGATVRFQRTVYDKNSTVSTLLDNKIATMAFVYQDNLEMSDSLRVENPLGFRVTDYRVDNDYSSLPIAPAAGAVINAQPQVAVQQAAPAVVDPNAANISGAVPQGGVPLQQGVAPQGGVPQGGVPQQQAQPAFPDQMQPAVQPAVQPQRMPNNVNGASGR; this comes from the coding sequence ATGTTGCGTAAGAAGATCAGTGAAAAGGATGGGTCTGCACAGGTAGGTGCGGCTGTCCAGAAAGCGGTGAACTACGAGGTGAGCATCGCTGATCTCGCGCGCCGCAGTGAAAAACGTGCGTGGATGGTGGCCGGTGTGTCCATGGTGATCACGGTCATGACGGCAGGCGGCTATTACTACATGCTGCCGCTCAAGGAGAAAGTGCCGTATTTGGTTATGGCAGATGCGTACTCCGGTACCAGCACCATCGCCAAGCTCGAAAAGAATTTCGGCGGGCGGACCATCAGCACCAGCGAGGCGCTGGCGCGCAGCAATATTGCGCGTTTCATTATCGCGCGTGAATCGTTCGATCTTTCCATCATCGGGCAGCGCGACTGGAATACGGTCTCGGCGATGGGAGCCACGAATGTGGTCAGCGAGTATCGCGCGCTGCATTCGTCCAACAATCCATTGCGGCCCTTGAATACCTACGGCAAGCTCCGGGCGATTCGCATCAACATCTTGAGCATTACCTTGATCGGCGGACAGGGGCAGCCCTACAAGGGGGCAACCGTACGCTTCCAGCGAACGGTGTACGACAAAAATTCTACCGTCTCCACCTTGCTCGACAACAAGATTGCCACCATGGCATTCGTGTACCAGGACAACCTGGAAATGAGTGACAGTTTGCGGGTTGAGAATCCCCTGGGCTTTCGTGTGACCGATTATCGGGTGGATAACGATTATTCCTCGCTGCCGATAGCCCCGGCCGCTGGCGCCGTGATCAACGCGCAGCCGCAGGTAGCGGTACAGCAAGCGGCGCCTGCCGTTGTCGACCCCAATGCAGCGAATATTTCTGGTGCGGTGCCGCAAGGCGGTGTGCCGCTGCAGCAGGGAGTGGCGCCACAGGGCGGGGTGCCCCAGGGCGGGGTGCCCCAGCAGCAGGCGCAGCCTGCATTCCCGGATCAGATGCAGCCGGCAGTTCAGCCTGCGGTACAACCCCAAAGGATGCCGAATAATGTCAATGGAGCAAGCGGTCGATGA
- a CDS encoding VirB4 family type IV secretion/conjugal transfer ATPase has translation MFSPDSPISAFVSVSSHVAPSVVKTTAGDYLLIWHLAGLPFVGRDEFELEQRHNTFNRLLQTLRAPDFANVAFWVHDVRRRRKIGTGGRFRQSFNQTLSDEYYATLSSQKIMQNELYFSMIYRPVVTGRRLVEKSADPDKIRAEEEQAVAKVVELATNVEAVLKDYSPYRLGMYEAKNGVVFSETLEFLGYLLNRIDEPVPVLQAPVPAYLPVSKHMFANKTGDFVIRTPDGINHFGAILNVKEYADGTYPGILNGLKYLDFEYVITHSFSPVGRHDALKVLERTKGMMISSGDKSSSQIRDLDLAMDDVASGNFVLGEYHFTLAVYADSQETLARQIATTRAELSNAGFVSAKEDLAIASSFYAQLPGNWRFRTRIANLSSLNFLGLSPLHNFAQGKQHNNPWGDCVTTLQTTNGQPYYFNFHATHPAENSLGEKAIGNTMVIGKSGTGKTALINFLLSQVQKFDPIPTIFFFDKDRGAEIFVRACGGNYLALENGVPTGFNPFQCERNEANTQFLAELIKVLGGKAEYSAREEEDIYRAVEGMLDTPMHLRSMSNFRKSLPNMGDDGLYARLRRWTAGNSLGWVFDNPVDTIDLTRASIIGFDYTDVIDNAEVRVPVINYLLHRLEALIDGRPLIYVMDEFWKILDGKGGLKEFAKNKQKTIRKQNGLGIFATQSPEDALASDIAAALIEQTATMVLLPNPNASRDDYIDGLKLTDAEYQVVVSLDERSRCFLVKQGHASAVCQLNLRGMDDALSVISSSTDNIEIMHQILAGKASKLGVTVDQLTPEQWLTDFYANRKGSGKRKSVKDKEVEDA, from the coding sequence ATGTTCAGCCCAGACAGTCCGATCAGCGCATTCGTTTCCGTCTCGTCACATGTTGCGCCGTCGGTCGTCAAGACGACCGCTGGCGACTACCTGCTGATCTGGCATCTGGCTGGCTTGCCGTTCGTAGGGCGCGACGAGTTCGAGCTGGAGCAGCGGCACAACACGTTCAATCGCCTGTTGCAGACACTGCGCGCGCCGGACTTCGCCAATGTGGCGTTCTGGGTCCACGATGTGCGTCGTCGGCGCAAGATCGGCACTGGCGGACGTTTCAGGCAATCCTTCAACCAGACGTTATCCGACGAGTACTACGCTACATTGTCCTCGCAGAAGATCATGCAGAACGAGTTGTACTTCAGCATGATCTACCGGCCGGTGGTGACCGGGCGTCGCCTGGTCGAGAAGTCTGCCGACCCCGACAAGATCCGTGCCGAAGAAGAACAGGCCGTGGCCAAGGTCGTCGAATTGGCCACCAATGTGGAGGCGGTCCTCAAGGATTATTCGCCGTATCGCCTGGGCATGTACGAAGCCAAGAACGGCGTTGTGTTTTCCGAAACCCTGGAGTTTCTCGGCTACCTGCTCAACCGCATCGATGAACCTGTTCCGGTGCTGCAGGCGCCGGTACCCGCGTATCTGCCCGTCAGCAAGCACATGTTTGCCAACAAGACGGGCGATTTCGTCATCCGTACGCCGGACGGCATCAATCACTTCGGTGCGATCCTCAACGTCAAGGAGTATGCCGACGGGACCTATCCCGGCATTCTCAATGGCCTGAAGTATCTGGATTTCGAGTACGTCATCACCCACTCCTTCAGCCCGGTCGGTCGTCACGATGCGCTGAAGGTGCTGGAACGGACCAAGGGCATGATGATCTCGTCGGGCGACAAATCGTCGAGCCAGATCCGCGATCTGGACCTGGCGATGGATGACGTGGCCTCCGGCAACTTTGTGCTGGGCGAATACCACTTCACCCTGGCGGTGTATGCCGATAGCCAGGAGACGCTGGCCAGGCAGATCGCCACTACCCGTGCGGAACTGTCCAATGCTGGTTTCGTCTCGGCCAAGGAAGATCTGGCGATTGCCTCGTCGTTCTATGCACAGCTGCCGGGCAACTGGCGCTTCCGCACGCGCATCGCCAACCTCAGCTCGCTCAACTTCCTCGGGTTGTCGCCGCTGCATAATTTCGCCCAGGGCAAGCAGCACAACAATCCGTGGGGTGATTGCGTCACCACGCTGCAGACCACCAACGGCCAGCCGTACTACTTCAATTTCCACGCCACGCATCCGGCCGAGAATTCGCTGGGTGAGAAGGCGATCGGCAATACCATGGTGATCGGTAAGTCCGGTACGGGCAAGACGGCGCTGATCAACTTCCTGCTGAGCCAGGTGCAGAAGTTCGATCCGATCCCGACCATCTTCTTCTTCGACAAGGACCGCGGCGCGGAAATTTTCGTGCGCGCCTGCGGCGGCAATTATCTTGCGCTGGAAAACGGAGTGCCGACCGGCTTCAACCCGTTCCAGTGCGAGCGCAATGAAGCCAACACGCAGTTCCTGGCCGAATTGATCAAGGTGCTGGGCGGCAAGGCCGAGTACAGCGCGCGCGAGGAGGAAGACATCTACCGTGCGGTGGAGGGCATGCTGGACACGCCGATGCACCTGCGCAGCATGAGCAACTTCCGCAAGAGCCTGCCCAACATGGGCGACGACGGCCTGTACGCGCGCCTGCGCCGCTGGACGGCGGGTAATTCGCTGGGCTGGGTGTTCGACAACCCGGTCGACACCATCGACCTGACGCGCGCGTCGATCATCGGCTTCGACTACACGGATGTGATCGACAACGCCGAAGTGCGCGTGCCGGTGATCAACTACCTGCTGCACCGCCTGGAGGCCTTGATCGACGGCCGGCCGCTGATCTACGTGATGGACGAGTTCTGGAAGATCCTGGACGGCAAGGGCGGCTTGAAGGAATTCGCCAAGAACAAGCAGAAGACCATCCGTAAGCAGAACGGTCTGGGCATCTTCGCCACCCAGAGCCCGGAAGACGCGCTGGCCAGCGACATCGCTGCGGCCTTGATCGAACAGACCGCCACGATGGTGTTGCTGCCCAACCCCAATGCCAGCCGCGACGACTATATCGACGGGCTCAAGCTCACCGATGCCGAGTACCAGGTAGTGGTGTCGCTGGACGAGCGCTCACGCTGCTTCCTGGTCAAGCAGGGCCACGCCTCGGCAGTGTGTCAACTCAATCTGCGCGGCATGGACGATGCGTTGTCGGTGATTTCGTCTTCGACCGACAACATCGAGATCATGCACCAGATCCTGGCCGGCAAGGCCAGCAAGCTGGGCGTCACCGTCGACCAGCTGACGCCCGAACAGTGGTTGACCGATTTTTATGCCAACCGCAAGGGCTCGGGCAAGCGCAAATCGGTCAAGGACAAGGAGGTCGAAGATGCGTAG
- a CDS encoding TrbI/VirB10 family protein, translated as MNSNTPNSPDERSPNNAGEEQRNSEYNERSNPYFARQQAGAEPDLDANEPVLRSSDIKRLNRKALVFLAAIAALLILAIFWLASGSGEDSAPPKQRTETVVAPALPQNMTAPVEEPPVPLAQQPSLPPLPPMPTDETDEVSSAPERQRGPTLLERRILAESATNGAGLPGQPGAQPPPQNPEDSQITLAKPISNPDGQLVRGTYIRCILETRIISDFGGYTSCIVTEPVYSINGHNLLLPKGSKMLGQYGAGEPTTRRLQVVWDRVTTPTGLDVTLVGPGIDTLGSAGHPGNYNAHWGNKIASALFISLLSDAFKYAAAEYGPETTTIGVGSGIITQQPFESNTARSMQQLAEQAVEKSGRRPATLTINQGTVLNVYVAKDVDFSAVLPK; from the coding sequence GTGAACTCGAATACTCCAAACAGTCCTGATGAGCGCTCCCCGAACAATGCTGGGGAGGAGCAGCGCAACAGTGAGTACAACGAGCGCAGCAATCCATACTTTGCCCGCCAGCAGGCAGGTGCAGAGCCGGATCTGGACGCCAATGAACCGGTGTTGCGCTCCAGCGACATCAAGCGGCTGAATCGAAAGGCGCTGGTGTTCCTGGCTGCCATTGCGGCGCTGTTGATTCTTGCAATCTTCTGGCTTGCATCTGGAAGCGGTGAAGATTCCGCTCCGCCGAAACAGCGCACAGAGACGGTCGTTGCACCCGCGTTGCCGCAAAACATGACTGCACCCGTCGAGGAGCCGCCGGTTCCGCTCGCGCAACAGCCGAGCTTGCCGCCGCTGCCACCGATGCCAACCGATGAAACCGATGAGGTCAGCTCGGCGCCCGAGCGTCAGCGTGGCCCAACCTTGCTGGAGCGGCGCATCCTCGCCGAGTCCGCTACGAACGGAGCGGGCTTGCCCGGCCAGCCGGGAGCGCAACCTCCCCCCCAGAACCCGGAAGACAGCCAGATCACCTTGGCCAAGCCGATCAGCAATCCTGATGGTCAGCTGGTGCGCGGCACCTACATCCGCTGCATCCTGGAAACCCGGATCATCTCCGATTTTGGCGGCTACACCTCGTGCATCGTCACCGAGCCGGTCTATTCCATCAATGGACACAACCTGCTTCTGCCCAAGGGTTCCAAGATGCTCGGGCAGTACGGCGCCGGGGAGCCGACCACTCGACGTTTGCAGGTTGTGTGGGATCGCGTCACCACGCCGACCGGGCTGGATGTCACCCTGGTAGGACCTGGCATCGACACGCTAGGCAGCGCTGGCCACCCGGGTAACTACAATGCCCATTGGGGTAACAAGATTGCGTCCGCGTTGTTCATCAGCCTGTTGAGCGATGCCTTCAAGTACGCAGCTGCAGAGTACGGTCCGGAGACCACGACAATCGGCGTTGGCAGCGGAATCATCACGCAGCAGCCTTTTGAAAGTAACACTGCCCGAAGCATGCAGCAGCTTGCCGAACAGGCGGTCGAGAAGTCCGGACGTCGTCCCGCCACCCTGACGATCAATCAGGGCACGGTACTGAACGTCTATGTTGCCAAGGACGTCGATTTCTCGGCTGTCCTGCCGAAGTGA